TAAAACTGATACCAATATTGTGATATTGGTGCTCAAAAGGTGCATAAAGTAACTGAATGATTTGCTTATAATCTTGGTGAAGACAATACACTGAGTGGCataaattgaaggggtcagcggCAAAAAagggacaagtgccatttgaaaatttagatgaccacatagtgggcattaaacagaAGTTAGGGACATAATTGATATATTGCGATATTTGCTAAAAACTAATTTGAgacttttaaattctgttgtttatTCAATGGCTAAAAATACACAATTCTAATGTTTAGGAAATGGAAAATTTAAAATGGCAAGTgtcccctttttccactgaccccttcaattacaCAAGTAGCTAAACGGAAAAGTTACACTCAAGTatgaatcatagaaataaaaagcaatgtaACAAGTGAGGTCACCCTATACCTGCAGCTTTACTAGTGGGACATTTAATCCTACTTAAGTCATGACTATGATTATGAGCACTTCTTTCAGAGTGACAAATTCTTCTACCTAGGAAGTAGAGAGAAGGCCTGTCCATAGCTTTAGTGGCAAGTTGTAGCCTGAGTTGTATTCGCTACCCATGGGATTTTCATTAGTTATCCACCATATTTTTTTTCACCACCACACCACATCTAATTTTTTCATTCAAATAATATATAGTGTTGCATTTTCTATTTAAACAGAGGTATGCATGAAAACCTAAATAGCAGCTTTTGGAAGATAACGTTTTTATTTAATTAACAACAAATGACTTTATACAATGAACTTACATTTGCTTCTAAATACAGGACCTTCAACAGGTATAGTACATGTTGTTGATTCTGATGACGAGCTGGACACCTAGAATAGCCACAATGAGTAACAAAGTCCCTTATAGTGAATGTACTGTGTACTGCTCTCTGTGTGTGCATTAGGTGCCTATTATCCTGAACTTTACTCACTGACCCAGCAGTATTATTGGACACGTATTAGCTGAAGAAAAAATACCACTTGTCCATGCCTCAAATAAATGCCCACCCATGAGGCATGGTACAGCTTTCTATGGATTACTAGTCTCCTGCCTAACAGGAGCACTGACTCATAGAGCCTAAATAGTGTACAGGTAGGACAACATTTTATTTGGTAGGCGTGAGCATGCAAATAGCAACTAAAGGCTTCCATATAAATGCATGTGCATGGTGTATGTAGTGTAGGCTGTGTAGCTACACAAGATaccactatagactatatacaaTATCAGTATCAATCATCTAGTTTAGTACAcctgtacataataatttaaaatttttaaatttaaaaagtgGATTCAAGTAATTTAGTAGAGATGTAGTTGCACCTCTAgtgaccactctattagagtgtttctgTAGATAAGTgtctgttctataagagtaattGACAAGAGTTCTATATGGAAATGGATATTCAAGGGCATAGGCAGGGGGGTTCAGATGGTTCGCATGAACCCCCTTTCCGaggcagaatttttaaaaattaaaaatcacaccaaatcttacagccttggagctctccggtagctacttgcccatTGTcactcctctgtactactcttgagggtcacatcacattaatgctgaaccattgcaaatcatatctattgcatcatgtgatcaagtGCGCAcatgatgcatggttgaaatggcacgagtgaaatggcgaaggactgttcaatggTTGGTTGAGACATGTTACAAGGGAGGaactgctaaacttgagtggtcgtgttatacatgcaCAAACTGAAGTATAcaaatggtttgtttattcattacatgttgtgggcatgtgatgtctcgaacatattggagtacaagccaagtctgaagttattgaccatcaacaggaggaccggccgagaataatgtatacctggaaagaagtattgccaactaagggactacagtgtggagggcttctgtgtgctaggaaattgaagttggctatcagtatgctgtctgaaagtgagttttacaataggtttatagtttctataagctgcataaacagcagtgtgtaggttttagctagttagatgcacaaacagcaccctTTTATATTACTGTCTAAgcgcacattttgtgtatgcatcatttttgttcaaatatgcatggtctaggggaagcacccaggccttccccttaagacatttcactttaaatccgaacccccttcaaaaaaatcctggctacgcccctggtatTACTAATTGGAAAACTTATCTCAGACACTACACATTATTTGGGTATCTGTAATCAACAGTGTTTACAAGTACAACATCAGTCACACCACTGACTTACTGGTCTCCTAGTAGCTTGAGCTCATTGGTCTTGGCATTGTAGCGTGAACCAGCCAGTTCaataaactttttttttgcCTGTTTTGCCAACCTTAAATGCTTTAAATTGATCTATCAAAACAATAAAGGCAAAATGATATTAAGTTctgctacacacatacacagacaATACACacactagggctgaaacaatgtATTCAAGTACTTTCTAGTGCTAATGGTTGAGTACTCATGAACACTGGATACTTGTAGCCATACCTACTGATACCACATGCAGTTTATAGCCTGTTCACTTTGAATTTCATGGTGTAAATTCTTGAAGAAGAAATACTCTTGTGTGAGCTGGCAAACTATGTCACTTAACGAGCTAATTTTACTAAATGAATACCAAAATCCTTAATAAGTATCTGACTATTTGCAACCAGTATTCAGTTCAGTCctactctacacacacacatgcatgcacagataCGTGAGCACAGACGCATACATTACAGCTTGACTCACTGTTAATATAACCACTCTTGAGTCAGGATGATACAGAGACCTTCCTGAGAAAGCGACAGTCTTGGTGGTAATCTTTAATGGTAATCGCTCCATCTCAGGTACCCATTTAGTACACAGTGCTATAGAAGACACAAGTCACACGATGTACATGCCATTGCACATGTGCTGGCAATGGAGTGAGTACATTGGAATACTTACGTTTTAATGCTGCACAATGTTTCATGACTGCTGGAGGTGTTAAATGAAAGAAGTTGGGAATCTATTGAAAGAAATATGTGATATCAGTGACAACAGTGTATTACTAAGAAAGACAACTGTCTTATTTTCtagtgttgttttttttaattttaaaaagcaAATGTCAGTAGTTTACAATAGAGGACTTGCATGGTGATGCAATTGCTATGCAGCCGCAGCTGTCAGCCATGTTTCAGGACCATGTGGTGACTGTCACTGACAAGTGCTTTCTCACTATTTGTAATGGTTTATAGTGAAATGAATGAGTATTATGTTGTCGAATAAATAACACCCAGCTCATTAAGAAGTTTAGAATTGGTAAGCAATTTATCGAAAATAAATTGGCCACATATTTCATGAATCCAGTGTTGAGGAATTCTATTTCAAATCTAGACCTGTTTACCAGTGTCACTGTATCCAGCCCTCTGTGAATAAACATTATTACTTCCATTCTGACCCATTCTGAACCACAGAAAGTTGTCCCAAAACATGGCTACCTGAAAACCTTTGCTAGCCAGTGTCATCACATGTGCAAGTCCTCTATGTTATATATTATCACAAGAGGTTAGTCAAAGACTCAACAGTAGTGGATCTGAAATGACTTTAAAAATGCCAAAAATGTGTATTAATACTACCAAGAGTTAGTCTCCATTATtgatattaccaagagttcataatatatatactgaggagagtatcctactctcatatacccctgtagaagggcgtatcgtgaagttatgacgtaacgacaagatgttgtggtttgtgatgtacGAGCAGCCgcaaaagtgcaagaatcgttagcaccatttcagactcgcgacgctcaggatagccgtattcgcgaatggcctagcaagaaatgcctacgaagcggtcttaacccatgaaggaatgattgtagttcggtgagaaacgcttagagctggagttaatttggttgctagcgacgttgttaggcacgcgttcaatcgataccatgttcaattaatgacatcattaattatacaaagaaaaacgggcgaactcagaagtgttacatcataacttcacgattcgcccttctacaggggtatatgagagtaggatactctcctcagtatatatattatgaactcttgatattaccaagagtaaattcTACAAGTAAAATTGTAACATCATCAACGTGCTATTTATAACCAACACCTCAAAGGTATAGCCACATCACTAGTTTATGTACAACATGAAAGAAACCTTCAACAGTTCAGCATTATTCAGTGCTGGGGATGGCAACTCTCCCTTCTCCTGACGCCCCATACAAATTGGAATGGGAATCAAGTATGGATCATATGGCCGAGCAGTTTGGAACACCGAGGACCACTCGATGTTTGCATTAAAGTCACTGGGCTGTGACAGCAACACAACATTATGACCATCACATGTAAGATGACACCACTGATGACATGTACCTTAATAGAGGCTTTTGGCTGTACATACGCCCTCTGCTTTCGTCTGAGATATCCAGCAGTACGATCTATACCACATCACATACAAATCACAAACAAACTAAACACTATAGCCTTCAACAATTTGAGGGAACTGATTGACAAAACTTCTTaacacaaaaacaaaatgcCCCAAGTGTCAATCATAAAGAAGTTGCACTGTATTCCAATACACATTGTATAATTGTACTAAAACGTGGCACATTTATGAAACAAACCACATGATACTCTCATCACTGTATTCAGTACATGCAGAGTTTACATTTTGAAGGCATTAATCATGCGTTATTAAGGGTCTACTATATTCGGAGGAGTGTCATCATTCATTTTGTGTTCTTAAAGAAATGTTGGAACTAACTGAATATTGAAATCGCCTGAAGGATGGATTATATATCCATGCTGCATCCATCCCAGGGTTCAAGAAGCAAGACATTAACAAGTCACAATACTACAATTGAGACtacataatatacagtagtaACTATGATACCAAAATAACATATAGTTCTGTATAGAATTATCAAGTAAAGGTTTTTCACAATACCGCCAGGCCTTATTGTACAAAAGCTGTGTAATACATTTCCAACACATAATAAATTACTGTGACACatccagagttggggtagttacttcaaaaaagtaactagttacacgttacttttattccatgtaacttagttatagttacttttcaaaaggtaactaagtactctagttactagttacttttgtagcaTAAATTATGACTTGATTTTTGCtgttgtaacatgaattttgttcagatatgcatcattaagggatgcaatacatatgtgcacttgaaataacaattctgtggctatttcaggtcagttttaattattgctacatctgttactcaagctgaatcatagagaacagtacacagaatctgtctacttaatatggctgtagcatatatggcacaaaaattgaagtgttcttgcttttaaagcataattacaatgtaactattgtaattagttaccattgtaacttagttacttttcagacaattattcCTAGACTAGTTACAAAACAAGTAACTagctatattactagttactttaaaagtaatccgttacataacttagttacaaaagcaactagttacccccaactctggacACATCAGCAATTCTGAGATATTCAAGTGTTGGTTGTATCCATTGAGTTATGGCACTAATACATTTTAAAAGCTGTCAATCTGTACAGTAATCAAATGCTCATCCATAACTTTTCAAAAAACCAGCACAGGCATACGAAATCAACAAACTGTAGTTTATCAGACAACATATGGAGTTTGTATTGGCAATGCAAGTCCCAATAGTTATAGACACCCATGTCAACTGGTTGcaccaaaattttcattattagAAAGAAGAAACTCTTTTCCCTTACTTgtactatgaactcttgattttaTTGTATGATCTCTTGAATTATAGTAACTAGGCAGGCTGAATTTTACTTGACTGCTTAATCCACAAAATCTGGGAATTGCCTGCAGGTAGAGGTCAGTTTTCATTATTGAAGAAAATGCTTCAAAACAGTACACCGCAACAGCAGGCTAACTGTTGCTGTAAAGGTAACaactaccgtatagcgggtttttaCCACGAAGACTTTATTTTCACGAACAGTGGCTAGCTGTGGTAATTAAATTCGCACCTATTTTATCTCTTGTGTTTTCAACTTTTTGTGTCTTCTTGCCCTGTAACTCGATACGTATTATTGTGCCACAATGAAACGAAAACAATCTGCATATCCTTGAGAGGGCACGCAGTAAGTGCCCCACTGCTGTTGGGTCGTCACGCAGCGGCACACATCCCCActtttagctatatacatataataccTATGATGCAAGTGAGTTCCTCACCAATGACAGGAGTCCAAAATGTCTTTATAAACGTGGTAGCCATGTATATAACTGCTTAACAACGCTTCCATTCCCTCTTTCAATGCGTTTCTAGTAATCGAAATAATAAAATCAGCGGATTTTATTTTCGCAGACAACTGCGTTCGTAGAAATTTGTGTCGCACTTTTAAGATTCGTGATAAATATATAGGCACAGtaaaaacccgctatacggtatatatcACCTTTTGTTTAGCACTAACAAACTTTTTCTATGCCACAAaacaccaaacaaactagtctggcgccgcccgccccttcgcataaagtaagggtctggtgaaatacagatactaaatcatttctagcgcccagattcggcgctagccaattagtgcatgccaatgacgttcatacagaaatcgccttggcaacacaatgcttttgttcgaattgaagtgcaattatctgaattacgtgcgctgtctaattgaattccttttgaaatgattaggtatttgtatttctccagacccttactttttgcgaaggggcgggcgatGCCAGACTACTAACAAACATGCATGCAATTACTAGCTAGCAGCAATAATAGAATTTGAGGCAGCAGGGTGAAAAGCAATGAGGCCAGGTTGAACAAGTTTGCATGGCctattaaataatattatgcttgTGCCGAAACTGAAATGGATAATGGATTGATGTAACCAGATTACAATACACAGCACTAATTCACACTAGCGATTTACTCACTCCTTT
The Dysidea avara chromosome 7, odDysAvar1.4, whole genome shotgun sequence genome window above contains:
- the LOC136260669 gene encoding small ribosomal subunit protein mS35-like gives rise to the protein MATTVSLIRLPIPSRFMLNSCIIAEQAARTFHCAPVVCSDQDSEQRMTLREIERNKRQERNRTAGYLRRKQRAYVQPKASIKPSDFNANIEWSSVFQTARPYDPYLIPIPICMGRQEKGELPSPALNNAELLKIPNFFHLTPPAVMKHCAALKPLCTKWVPEMERLPLKITTKTVAFSGRSLYHPDSRVVILTINLKHLRLAKQAKKKFIELAGSRYNAKTNELKLLGDQCPARHQNQQHVLYLLKVLYLEANKADPPSELETDDTQLNESRTSAKA